In Dermochelys coriacea isolate rDerCor1 chromosome 16, rDerCor1.pri.v4, whole genome shotgun sequence, one genomic interval encodes:
- the LOC119844157 gene encoding LOW QUALITY PROTEIN: inorganic pyrophosphatase-like (The sequence of the model RefSeq protein was modified relative to this genomic sequence to represent the inferred CDS: inserted 2 bases in 2 codons), with translation MASYSVKERTTPNSLXYRLFFKNDKGHYISPFHDIPIYPVAGNNVFNMVVEVPRWTNAKMEIATKDHLNPIKQDVKKRQLRYVANVFPLKGCIWNYGAILQTWEHPGHKDENTGIXGDNDPIDVCEIGSNWKQLEARGAVIKVKVLGTTALIDEGETDWKVIAINIEDTEAANYNNIDDVRKMKPGYLEATMDWFRRYKVPDGKPENQFAFNGEFKDKDFAINIIKSTHEYWTALVSKKTDGGEINCANTTVSDSAFCISQESAKATVEAVPPCGTPNTIPPEVDKCFYYQKN, from the exons ATGGCCAGCTACAGCGTGAAGGAGCGCACCACCCCCAACAGCC GATACCGGCTCTTCTTCAAAAATGATAAAGGACACTACATATCACCATTCCATGATATTCCAATATATCCAGTTGCTGGCAACAATGTGTTCAACATGGTTGTGGAAGTACCTcgatggacaaatgcaaagatgGAAATTGCAACAAAGGATCATCTAAACCCAATTAAACAAGATGTGAAGAAAAGACAGCTGCGTTATGTTGCTAATGTATTTCCCCTCAAGGGCTGTATCTGGAATTATGGTGCTATCCTACAGACATGGGAGCATCCAGGACATAAAGATGAAAATACTGGTA ATGGAGATAATGATCCAATTGATGTGTGTGAAATTGGAAGCAACTGGAAGCAATTGGAAGCAAGAGGAGCAGTAATTAAAGTGAAAGTTCTGGGCACAACAGCACTGATTGATGAGGGGGAGACAGACTGGAAAGTAATAGCAATCAATATTGAAGACACTGAAGCAGCCAACTATAACAATATTGATGATGTCAGAAAGATGAAACCTGGATACCTAGAAGCTACAATGGACTGGTTTAGAAGGTACAAGGTACCTGACGGGAAGCCAGAAAACCAGTTTGCATTTAATGGAGAATTTAAAGACAAGGATTTTGCAATTAACATCATCAAAAGCACTCATGAATACTGGACAGCTCTAGTATCTAAAAAAACAGATGGAGGAGAAATCAATTGCGCAAATACAACTGTGTCAGACAGTGCCTTTTGTA TTAGTCAAGAATCTGCTAAAGCTACTGTGGAAGCAGTACCACCCTGTGGAACTCCCAATACAATACCACCTGAAGTGGACAAGTGCTTCTATTACCAGAAAAACTAA